The sequence NNNNNNNNNNNNNNNNNNNNNNNNNNNNNNNNNNNNNNNNNNNNNNNNNNNNNNNNNNNNNNNNNNNNNNNNNNNNNNNNNNNNNNNNNNNNNNNNNNNNNNNNNNNNNNNNNNNNNNNNNNNNNNNNNNNNNNNNNNNNNNNNNNNNNNNNNNNNNNNNNNNNNNNNNNNNNNNNNNNNNNNNNNNNNNNNNNNNNNNNNNNNNNNNNNNNNNNNNNNNNNNNNNNNNNNNNNNNNNNNNNNNNNNNNNNNNNNNNNNNNNNNNNNNNNNNNNNNNNNNNNNNNNNNNNNNNNNNNNNNNNNNNNNNNNNNNNNNNNNNNNNNNNNNNNNNNNNNNNNNNNNNNNNNNNNNNNNNNNNNNNNNNNNNNNNNNNNNNNNNNNNNNNNNNNNNNNNNNNNNNNNNNNNNNNNNNNNNNNNNNNNNNNNNNNNNNNNNNNNNNNNNNNNNNNNNNNNNNNNNNNNNNNNNNNNNNNNNNNNNNNNNNNNNNNNNNNNNNNNNNNNNNNNNNNNNNNNNNNNNNNNNNNNNNNNNNNNNNNNNNNNNNNNNNNNNNNNNNNNNNNNNNNNNNNNNNNNNNNNNNNNNNNNNNNNNNNNNNNNNNNNNNNNNNNNNNNNNNNNNNNNNNNNNNNNNNNNNNNNNNNNNNNNNNNNNNNNNNNNNNNNNNNNNNNNNNNNNNNNNNNNNNNNNNNNNNNNNNNNNNNNNNNNNNNNNNNNNNNNNNNNNNNNNNNNNNNNNNNNNNNNNNNNNNNNNNNNNNNNNNNNNNNNNNNNNNNNNNNNNNNNNNNNNNNNNNNNNNNNNNNNNNNNNNNNNNNNNNNNNNNNNNNNNNNNNNNNNNNNNNNNNNNNNNNNNNNNNNNNNNNNNNNNNNNNNNNNNNNNNNNNNNNNNNNNNNNNNNNNNNNNNNNNNNNNNNNNNNNNNNNNNNNNNNNNNNNNNNNNNNNNNNNNNNNNNNNNNNNNNNNNNNNNNNNNNNNNNNNNNNNNNNNNNNNNNNNNNNNNNNNNNNNNNNNNNNNNNNNNNNNNNNNNNNNNNNNNNNNNNNNNNNNNNNNNNNNNNNNNNNNNNNNNNNNNNNNNNNNNNNNNNNNNNNNNNNNNNNNNNNNNNNNNNNNNNNNNNNNNNNNNNNNNNNNNNNNNNNNNNNNNNNNNNNNNNNNNNNNNNNNNNNNNNNNNNNNNNNNNNNNNNNNNNNNNNNNNNNNNNNNNNNNNNNNNNNNNNNNNNNNNNNNNNNNNNNNNNNNNNNNNNNNNNNNNNNNNNNNNNNNNNNNNNNNNNNNNNNNNNNNNNNNNNNNNNNNNNNNNNNNNNNNNNNNNNNNNNNNNNNNNNNNNNNNNNNNNNNNNNNNNNNNNNNNNNNNNNNNNNNNNNNNNNNNNNNNNNNNNNNNNNNNNNNNNNNNNNNNNNNNNNNNNNNNNNNNNNNNNNNNNNNNNNNNNNNNNNNNNNNNNNNNNNNNNNNNNNNNNNNNNNNNNNNNNNNNNNNNNNNNNNNNNNNNNNNNNNNNNNNNNNNNNNNNNNNNNNNNNNNNNNNNNNNNNNNNNNNNNNNNNNNNNNNNNNNNNNNNNNNNNNNNNNNNNNNNNNNNNNNNNNNNNNNNNNNNNNNNNNNNNNNNNNNNNNNNNNNNNNNNNNNNNNNNNNNNNNNNNNNNNNNNNNNNNNNNNNNNNNNNNNNNNNNNNNNNNNNNNNNNNNNNNNNNNNNNNNNNNNNNNNNNNNNNNNNNNNNNNNNNNNNNNNNNNNNNNNNNNNNNNNNNNNNNNNNNNNNNNNNNNNNNNNNNNNNNNNNNNNNNNNNNNNNNNNNNNNNNNNNNNNNNNNNNNNNNNNNNNNNNNNNNNNNNNNNNNNNNNNNNNNNNNNNNNNNNNNNNNNNNNNNNNNNNNNNNNNNNNNNNNNNNNNNNNNNNNNNNNNNNNNNNNNNNNNNNNNNNNNNNNNNNNNNNNNNNNNNNNNNNNNNNNNNNNNNNNNNNNNNNNNNNNNNNNNNNNNNNNNNNNNNNNNNNNNNNNNNNNNNNNNNNNNNNNNNNNNNNNNNNNNNNNNNNNNNNNNNNNNNNNNNNNNNNNNNNNNNNNNNNNNNNNNNNNNNNNNNATCTGATTTATTTCCTGTATTGATCAGTTAATTTCAGGTTATTGATACTAAACGTTTCTTCCTCTGCAGTATGGAGGATGATGAACTTCCGCCAGAGGATGGGCTGGGTGGGCGTGGCTCTCTTCCTGCTGCTCAGCATCATGGCCGCCTACGTGGTGTTTGAGGTGGTCAGTCTGGAGCGCGTGCAGAGCGACGGCTCGGTGGCGCTGCCCCCCGCCGTGTCCGCCCACTTGCCGCCGCTTCCTGTGTGGGCGTGGGCCTCCGTCTTCCTGGTGCCGTACCTgcagctcttcctcttcctgttttcgTGCACCAGGGCGGATCCCCGCGCCGTCGGTTACTGCGTGCTTCCTGTCTGCATCTTCCTGCTGTGCAGCCGCCGTGACGCGCCCaaaccagccaatcacagagccGGATTACTCATTCACATGTAGACAGATGGAgtgtgatgtcacttcctgttccagtAAACAAACTTAGCGTCTGCACCACTCTCAGCACAGACTGTCGCTCCCtgctgaccaatcagagagcagcaatttctgttagttttttctgtatttaatgaCGTGACGCactggttaccatggcaactTTAATATGACATTAATAAAACGAAACATGACGTTTCACAGCAGGAGGTCAGCTGGGTTTGGATCTTTTAGCTT is a genomic window of Poecilia reticulata strain Guanapo linkage group LG21, Guppy_female_1.0+MT, whole genome shotgun sequence containing:
- the tmem251 gene encoding lysosomal enzyme trafficking factor, whose product is MMNFRQRMGWVGVALFLLLSIMAAYVVFEVVSLERVQSDGSVALPPAVSAHLPPLPVWAWASVFLVPYLQLFLFLFSCTRADPRAVGYCVLPVCIFLLCSRRDAPKPANHRAGLLIHM